A region from the Lolium perenne isolate Kyuss_39 chromosome 4, Kyuss_2.0, whole genome shotgun sequence genome encodes:
- the LOC127348416 gene encoding late embryogenesis abundant protein D-34-like, with protein sequence MSQGQPRRPEGDAALQQQDRPIKYGDVFDVSGDLAAQPVAPRDAALLQSAEDTVQGLGQTQKGGPAAVMQSAATLNARAGHVGRAQLSGPVADAGVAVTETEFPSHRVVTESVAGQVVGRFVAPPPVAAKEPSGALEQDAVTIGRALEAAAAAGAGGKVVDQSDAAAVQAAEMRATGKNLTVPGGVAAAAQAAADQNERIMREEDKVKLRDVLSDARSKLPADKGATREDAERVVSAEIRNKLNMATTPGGVADAVTTAARLNQERP encoded by the exons ATGAGCCAGGGGCAGCCGAGGAGGCCCGAGGGCGATGCGGCCCTGCAGCAGCAAGACCGACCAATCAAGTACGGCGACGTGTTCGACGTCTCCGGCGACCTGGCGGCGCAGCCCGTGGCGCCCAGGGACGCCGCGCTGCTGCAGTCCGCCGAGGACACCGTGCAGGGGCTGGGACAGACCCAGAAGGGCGGTCCCGCGGCGGTCATGCAGTCCGCCGCCACCCTCAACGCGCGCGCCGGCCACGTGGGCCGCGCCCAGCTCTCCGGCCCAGTCGCCGACGCGGGGGTCGCCGTCACGGAGACCGAGTTCCCGAGCCACCGCGTCGTCACCGAGTCCGTCGCGGGCCAGGTCGTGGGACGGTTCGTCGCGCCCCCGCCCGTGGCGGCCAAGGAGCCGTCGGGCGCGCTGGAGCAGGACGCCGTGACCATCGGCCGCGCGCTGGAggccgcggcggcggccggcgcgggCGGAAAGGTGGTGGACCAGAGCGACGCGGCGGCCGTCCAGGCCGCCGAGATGCGCGCCACGGGGAAGAACCTCACCGTCCCGGGCGGCGTCGCCGCGGCAGCCCAAGCGGCTGCGGACCAGAACGAGCGTATCATGCGCGAGGAGGACAAGGTCAAGCTCCGGGATGTCCTCTCG GATGCGAGGAGCAAGCTGCCGGCGGACAAGGGAGCGACAAGGGAGGACGCCGAGAGGGTCGTGTCGGCGGAGATAAGGAACAAGCTGAACATGGCGACAACCCCAGGCGGCGTGGCGGACGCGGTGACCACGGCGGCGCGGCTCAACCAGGAGCGCCCGTAG